The following proteins come from a genomic window of Planctomycetota bacterium:
- a CDS encoding prepilin-type N-terminal cleavage/methylation domain-containing protein: MTNRYVQSEAHLAAGLATRGQMRTPRGASPAAKRAVRGAPFSRAFTLIELLVVVSIIALLIAILLPSLSQARKDAKSLVCATHLRQLGVALASYSVEYRDHIFPYYKSGGISTGGLPYDHFWMHVISPYIGDDDRVLLCPEAPVDYEHQWDYTTDTVHPYSGWGTVSVAWGAPDTGGGFIKGFDGSYTWNAWMHGGRNYGITDGASPASDAADYKKHFNGLSKPKLTDLAPLWSDGMWVDNWFQNNKNGSITFPPTRLTGANGGAGRICIDRHQGAINVVFADGSARRIELADLWGLTWNTESTPMNPPALLPTE; the protein is encoded by the coding sequence ATGACAAATCGATATGTCCAATCCGAAGCGCATTTGGCGGCGGGGCTTGCCACGCGCGGCCAGATGCGCACGCCGCGCGGGGCAAGCCCCGCCGCTAAACGCGCTGTCCGCGGCGCGCCGTTCAGCCGGGCGTTCACCCTCATCGAACTCCTCGTCGTCGTGAGCATCATCGCTTTGCTCATCGCGATCCTGCTCCCCTCGCTTTCGCAGGCGCGCAAGGACGCCAAGAGTCTCGTCTGCGCCACGCATCTGCGCCAGCTCGGCGTGGCGCTCGCTTCCTACTCCGTCGAGTATCGCGATCACATCTTCCCCTACTACAAATCAGGCGGCATCTCCACCGGCGGCCTCCCCTATGACCATTTCTGGATGCACGTCATCAGCCCCTACATCGGCGATGACGACCGCGTCCTCCTCTGCCCCGAAGCGCCCGTCGATTACGAACATCAATGGGACTACACCACCGACACCGTGCATCCCTACAGCGGATGGGGCACGGTCAGCGTCGCATGGGGCGCCCCCGACACCGGCGGCGGATTCATCAAGGGCTTCGACGGGTCGTACACCTGGAACGCATGGATGCACGGCGGACGCAACTACGGCATCACCGACGGCGCCAGCCCCGCCTCCGACGCCGCCGACTACAAAAAGCATTTCAACGGCTTGTCCAAACCCAAGCTCACCGACCTAGCCCCGCTCTGGTCCGACGGCATGTGGGTCGACAACTGGTTCCAGAACAACAAGAACGGCTCGATCACCTTCCCGCCGACGCGACTGACCGGCGCCAACGGCGGGGCCGGCCGCATCTGCATCGATCGCCATCAAGGCGCGATCAACGTCGTCTTCGCCGACGGCAGCGCCCGACGCATCGAGCTGGCCGACCTTTGGGGCCTGACCTGGAACACCGAGTCCACGCC
- a CDS encoding sigma-70 family RNA polymerase sigma factor — translation MTQFPTSDDTPVAGRQVERFMGLFAAHQRRIYGYIRVMVPRPGDAEDVYQETLMAMWRMFEQFQPGTDFAAWALKVAKLRVLEYRHRTKRDAGPAFDPATLDLLADDMHALGPQLDHRLEALRSCMNDLEPGHRQLIDLRYQQDASVESIAQQLGRSSKTIYRMLSAAHQALLACVRRRMAEQV, via the coding sequence ATGACGCAGTTCCCCACATCCGACGATACCCCCGTCGCCGGCCGACAGGTCGAGCGGTTCATGGGCCTCTTCGCCGCGCATCAACGCCGCATCTACGGGTACATCCGCGTGATGGTCCCCCGCCCCGGCGATGCGGAGGACGTGTACCAGGAAACGCTCATGGCGATGTGGCGGATGTTCGAGCAGTTTCAGCCGGGGACGGACTTTGCCGCATGGGCCTTAAAGGTCGCCAAGCTGCGCGTGCTGGAATATCGCCATCGCACGAAGCGCGACGCCGGCCCGGCGTTCGACCCCGCCACGCTCGACCTCCTCGCCGACGACATGCACGCGCTGGGCCCGCAGCTCGATCACCGCCTCGAAGCCCTGCGCTCGTGCATGAACGATCTCGAGCCCGGCCATCGCCAGCTCATCGACCTGCGTTACCAGCAGGACGCGAGCGTCGAGTCGATCGCGCAGCAGTTGGGCCGATCCAGCAAGACGATTTACCGCATGCTCAGTGCCGCTCATCAGGCGCTGCTCGCCTGCGTGCGCCGCCGCATGGCGGAGCAGGTCTGA